In the Gemmatimonadaceae bacterium genome, one interval contains:
- a CDS encoding helix-turn-helix domain-containing protein yields MTATLELPTPETAHEAQEALRELSPLASRRARRHVRLRADGENGASVVVPRAAFDLFLEILGQMANGNAVTIVPIHAELTTQQAADLLNVSRPFLVSLLEKGELPHRKVGTHRRVLYADLAEYKRAQDQRSREALDELTRQARELGLGY; encoded by the coding sequence ATGACCGCAACCCTCGAACTTCCGACCCCCGAGACCGCCCACGAGGCGCAGGAAGCGCTGCGCGAGTTATCGCCGCTGGCGAGCCGTCGCGCGCGCCGGCACGTCCGCCTTCGCGCGGACGGCGAGAACGGCGCGTCGGTGGTCGTCCCTCGCGCCGCCTTCGACCTGTTCCTGGAGATCCTGGGGCAGATGGCCAACGGCAACGCCGTGACCATCGTTCCGATACACGCGGAACTGACGACCCAGCAGGCGGCGGATCTCCTCAACGTGTCGCGGCCGTTCCTCGTCTCGCTCCTGGAGAAGGGCGAGCTGCCGCACCGCAAGGTCGGCACGCACCGTCGGGTCCTGTACGCTGACCTGGCGGAATACAAGCGCGCGCAGGATCAGCGGTCTCGGGAGGCCCTGGATGAGTTGACTCGACAAGCCCGGGAGCTGGGGCTCGGGTACTGA
- a CDS encoding restriction endonuclease has protein sequence MAGHLVAALLGAMGYHVGWIAQPGKDGGVDILAFNDPLGTTLPRIKVQVKRQQQKVAVDGLRAFMALLGTDDVGIFVNAGGFTRDAIDEARSQTTRRVTPVDLERLVKLWTEHYAKVEEGARRRFPLQPVYFLAPEG, from the coding sequence ATGGCTGGTCACCTCGTCGCCGCCCTCCTCGGCGCCATGGGGTATCACGTGGGATGGATCGCCCAACCCGGCAAGGATGGCGGCGTCGACATCCTCGCCTTCAACGACCCGTTGGGCACCACGCTCCCGCGCATCAAGGTCCAGGTCAAGCGCCAGCAGCAGAAGGTTGCAGTCGACGGCCTCCGCGCCTTCATGGCGCTCCTCGGCACCGACGATGTGGGGATCTTCGTGAATGCCGGCGGCTTCACCCGCGACGCGATCGACGAGGCGCGGTCGCAGACGACGCGACGGGTGACGCCGGTGGACCTGGAGCGGCTCGTGAAGCTGTGGACGGAGCACTACGCCAAGGTCGAGGAAGGGGCGCGGCGGCGCTTTCCGTTGCAGCCGGTGTATTTCCTCGCGCCGGAGGGGTGA
- a CDS encoding restriction endonuclease subunit S codes for MTDVAEVVGGGTPDTKSPQYWGGTIPWITPADLSGYRSKSITTGSRSITPVGLQHSGARLMPAGAVLLSSRAPVGYVAIAACPVSTNQGFKSFVLRDGLISDYVYWYLSGNTDLIREFASGTTFMEVSGRRAAEIPIPIPPFAEQRRIVAALEEHLSELDAAVAGLERARANAIRLVEAIRDNALSQYPSLRFGTMLAAPLANGRSVPTAERGFRVLRLTCLKSGIVDQSECKIGAWDAQAARPFLIRSGDFLISRGNGSRTLVGRGGLVGDLSTDVAYPDTLIRARPDTSKLLPEYLRIAWDSLLVRRQIEEAARTTAGIYKINQQDIERIELPAPLSIEEQQRVALIVDERVEASRRCIADIDVQLLRASRLRQSILKHAFEGKLVPQNPNDEPASALLERIRAEREASESRAPRTRAKSKSPARPRRR; via the coding sequence ATGACGGACGTCGCAGAGGTCGTGGGCGGTGGTACTCCTGATACGAAGTCGCCTCAGTACTGGGGTGGAACGATACCCTGGATCACCCCTGCCGATCTGTCGGGCTATCGTTCGAAGTCGATCACAACTGGGAGCCGTTCGATCACACCGGTCGGGCTTCAGCACTCGGGCGCTCGCCTAATGCCGGCGGGCGCGGTGTTGCTGTCCTCGCGCGCCCCGGTTGGATACGTCGCAATCGCCGCCTGTCCAGTATCAACGAATCAGGGCTTCAAGAGCTTCGTGCTCCGCGACGGACTCATATCTGACTATGTGTACTGGTACCTGTCAGGCAATACCGATCTGATTCGGGAGTTCGCGAGTGGAACGACATTCATGGAGGTATCCGGTAGGCGGGCTGCCGAGATTCCGATCCCCATCCCACCTTTCGCCGAGCAGCGCCGCATCGTTGCCGCGCTCGAGGAGCACCTGTCGGAGCTGGATGCGGCAGTGGCGGGGTTGGAGCGGGCGCGGGCGAATGCGATCCGACTTGTTGAGGCGATCCGCGACAACGCTCTCTCGCAGTATCCATCTCTCCGTTTTGGCACCATGCTCGCGGCGCCGCTCGCGAACGGCAGGTCCGTTCCGACCGCCGAACGGGGATTCCGTGTTCTTCGACTCACCTGCCTTAAGTCAGGGATCGTCGATCAGTCCGAGTGCAAGATCGGAGCTTGGGATGCGCAGGCAGCGCGTCCGTTCCTCATTCGATCAGGGGACTTTCTCATTTCCCGAGGGAACGGCTCGCGCACTCTCGTCGGGCGAGGCGGACTCGTTGGAGATCTGAGTACGGACGTTGCTTATCCCGATACGCTGATTCGGGCGCGACCGGACACGTCGAAGCTGCTGCCCGAGTATCTGCGAATCGCGTGGGATTCACTCCTCGTTCGGCGACAGATCGAGGAAGCGGCACGAACTACTGCGGGCATTTACAAGATCAATCAGCAGGACATCGAGCGAATCGAGCTGCCAGCGCCATTGAGCATCGAGGAACAACAGCGCGTTGCGTTGATTGTAGATGAGAGGGTGGAGGCAAGCCGGAGGTGCATAGCGGACATAGACGTTCAACTCCTCCGCGCCTCCCGTCTCCGCCAATCCATCCTCAAGCACGCCTTCGAAGGCAAACTCGTCCCCCAGAACCCTAACGACGAACCGGCCTCCGCCCTCCTCGAACGCATCCGCGCCGAGCGCGAGGCATCCGAATCGCGCGCGCCTCGAACGCGAGCCAAGTCCAAGTCCCCCGCACGCCCTCGCCGCCGATGA
- a CDS encoding DEAD/DEAH box helicase family protein has translation MTTPETRARLNIDAQLAAAGWVMQDMSALNLQAARGVAIREYPLRSGHGFADYLLYVDGQAVGVVEAKRSGTPLTEFELQSEKYGNGVPSGVPAPIRPLPFLYQSTGVETRFTNRLDPVPKSREVFTFHRPETIAEWLSAEPLWLPEKGGKPHPLSLHPSSLRGRLTVLPPVDERGMWPAQLTAVRNLEVSLAKNRPRALVQMATGSGKTYTAVSSIYRLIKFGGAKRVLFLVDRANLAKQALKEFQSYRTPDDGRLFTELYNVQRLTHNKIDPVAKVVIGTVQRLYSMLKGEEDLSEEGDEAGAGEVAVALGGLDALRKEPLPVVYNPAIPIETFDVVFVDEAHRSIYTLWRQVVEYWDAFLIGLTATPSKLTYGFFNGNVVAEYGHEEAVADGVNVDFDVYRIRTKITEQGSTVEAGQWVDKRDRETRAKRWEKLDEELSYDGAALDRDVVAPDQIRTVVRAFRDRFLPDVFPERTHVPKTLVFAKDDSHADDLVQIIRDELGLGNDAVQKITYRTSTARLVEVVRNDDGTEFERVTWKSSGVKPEDLLQSFRNSFNPRIAVTVDMIATGTDVKPLEVLWFMRTVKSRTLFEQMKGRGVRVIRSDDLRAVTPDASSKTRFVMIDCVGVSEEDLSDSRPLDREPTVSLDKLLQAIAMGNTDPDVASSVASRLARLDRQLGRSERESVKDAADGCSLGDLAHAIVHALDPDFAQSQARRNEGLRGKAEPSAQAFDAARAQLIRDAVAPLATNPQLRQRILDLKRSKEQVIDIASKDELVDAGISAEARARAKSLTTSFEQFIATHRDEFVALQLLYGRAKGRRLTRDALQELTETLARQKPPLALEEVWRAYELLDRSRVRGRPARVLTDVVSLVRFATHRDDALAPFPEVARARFAAWLAKMESGGRRFSTEQKAWLAEIVDHLAANVEIDVDDFEYAPFAQRGGLGAAHRVFGEELKEVIDEVTGVVAA, from the coding sequence GTGACCACCCCCGAAACCCGCGCACGCCTGAACATCGACGCCCAGCTGGCCGCCGCCGGTTGGGTGATGCAGGACATGTCCGCCCTCAACCTGCAGGCCGCCCGCGGAGTCGCCATCCGCGAGTATCCGCTCCGTTCGGGCCACGGCTTCGCCGACTACCTGCTCTATGTCGATGGTCAGGCCGTCGGTGTGGTGGAAGCAAAGCGCTCGGGGACGCCACTCACGGAGTTCGAGCTCCAGAGCGAGAAGTACGGCAACGGCGTCCCCAGCGGCGTCCCGGCCCCCATCCGCCCGCTCCCCTTCCTCTACCAGAGCACCGGCGTCGAGACCCGCTTCACGAACCGCCTCGACCCCGTCCCCAAGAGCCGCGAGGTCTTCACCTTCCACCGCCCGGAGACCATCGCCGAGTGGCTCTCGGCGGAGCCGCTCTGGCTCCCGGAGAAGGGTGGCAAGCCGCACCCGCTCTCGCTGCACCCATCGTCGCTGCGCGGTCGACTGACCGTGCTCCCTCCGGTCGACGAACGCGGGATGTGGCCGGCGCAGCTGACGGCAGTGCGCAACCTGGAGGTCTCACTCGCGAAGAACCGCCCGCGCGCCTTGGTGCAGATGGCCACGGGGAGCGGGAAGACCTACACCGCGGTCTCGTCGATCTACCGCCTCATCAAGTTCGGCGGGGCGAAGCGCGTCCTCTTTCTCGTCGATCGCGCTAACCTGGCCAAGCAAGCGCTCAAGGAGTTCCAGAGCTACCGCACGCCGGATGACGGTCGGTTGTTCACGGAGCTCTACAACGTCCAGCGCCTCACACACAACAAGATCGACCCGGTCGCCAAGGTCGTGATCGGGACGGTGCAGCGCCTCTACTCCATGCTGAAAGGGGAAGAGGATCTTTCGGAGGAAGGCGACGAAGCCGGTGCGGGCGAAGTCGCCGTAGCGTTAGGCGGACTGGACGCCCTGCGCAAGGAGCCGCTCCCCGTTGTTTACAATCCCGCCATCCCCATCGAGACCTTCGACGTCGTCTTCGTCGACGAGGCGCACCGCAGCATCTACACGCTCTGGCGGCAGGTCGTCGAGTACTGGGACGCCTTCCTCATCGGGCTCACCGCCACGCCGTCCAAGCTCACCTACGGCTTCTTCAACGGGAACGTGGTCGCCGAGTACGGGCACGAGGAGGCGGTGGCCGATGGGGTCAACGTCGACTTCGATGTCTATCGCATCCGCACGAAGATCACCGAGCAGGGATCGACGGTGGAGGCGGGGCAGTGGGTCGACAAGCGCGATCGCGAGACGCGCGCCAAGCGGTGGGAGAAGCTGGACGAGGAACTCTCCTACGATGGCGCGGCGCTCGACCGGGATGTCGTGGCACCCGACCAGATCCGCACCGTCGTCCGCGCCTTCCGCGATCGATTCCTCCCTGACGTATTCCCTGAGCGAACGCACGTCCCCAAGACGCTCGTCTTCGCCAAGGACGACTCGCACGCCGACGACCTGGTGCAGATCATCCGCGACGAGCTGGGGCTGGGGAACGATGCGGTGCAGAAGATCACCTATCGCACCTCGACCGCGCGCTTGGTCGAGGTGGTGCGCAACGACGATGGGACCGAGTTCGAGCGCGTGACGTGGAAGTCGAGTGGCGTGAAGCCGGAGGACCTGCTGCAGAGCTTCCGCAACTCGTTCAACCCGCGCATCGCCGTCACGGTCGACATGATTGCCACCGGGACCGACGTCAAGCCGCTCGAAGTCCTCTGGTTCATGCGCACGGTGAAGAGCCGCACCCTCTTCGAGCAGATGAAGGGGCGCGGGGTGCGCGTGATACGGTCCGACGACCTCAGGGCCGTCACCCCGGACGCCAGCAGCAAGACGCGCTTTGTCATGATCGACTGCGTGGGGGTGAGCGAGGAGGATCTCTCCGATTCCCGCCCGCTCGACCGCGAGCCGACCGTGTCGCTCGACAAGCTCCTGCAGGCCATCGCGATGGGGAACACCGATCCGGACGTCGCCTCGTCGGTGGCCAGTCGCCTGGCGCGACTCGATAGGCAGCTCGGCAGGTCGGAACGGGAGAGCGTGAAGGACGCCGCCGACGGCTGCTCGCTCGGCGACCTTGCGCACGCGATCGTGCACGCGCTCGATCCCGACTTCGCGCAGTCGCAGGCGCGCCGCAACGAGGGGCTGCGTGGCAAGGCGGAGCCGAGTGCGCAGGCCTTCGACGCGGCGCGCGCGCAGCTCATTCGCGACGCGGTCGCCCCGCTCGCCACCAATCCGCAGCTCCGCCAGCGCATCCTCGACCTCAAGCGCTCCAAGGAGCAGGTCATCGACATCGCCTCCAAGGACGAGCTGGTCGACGCCGGGATCTCGGCGGAGGCGAGAGCGCGCGCCAAGTCGCTCACCACGAGCTTCGAGCAGTTCATCGCGACGCACCGCGACGAGTTCGTGGCCTTGCAGCTGCTGTATGGACGCGCCAAGGGGCGTCGCCTCACGCGTGACGCTCTGCAGGAGCTGACCGAGACGCTGGCGCGGCAGAAGCCGCCGCTCGCGCTGGAGGAGGTATGGCGCGCCTACGAGCTGCTCGACCGCTCACGGGTGCGCGGCCGGCCGGCGCGCGTGCTCACCGACGTCGTCTCGCTCGTGCGATTCGCGACGCATCGCGATGACGCGCTCGCTCCGTTCCCGGAGGTGGCTCGCGCCCGCTTCGCGGCGTGGCTCGCGAAGATGGAGTCGGGCGGTCGTCGGTTCAGTACGGAACAGAAGGCGTGGTTGGCGGAGATCGTCGACCACCTGGCGGCCAACGTGGAGATCGACGTGGATGACTTCGAGTATGCGCCGTTCGCGCAGCGCGGTGGGCTGGGGGCGGCGCATCGGGTGTTTGGGGAGGAGTTGAAGGAAGTGATTGACGAGGTGACGGGGGTGGTGGCGGCGTGA